TGACCTCATggccatgggatcgagccccgtgtcagactcTGACCTCAGCGTGGCGTCTGCTTggactctccttctccctctccctctgctccttcccctgctcactctcaCATGCTCTTTtctaatgaaatcttaaaaaaaaaaaaaaaaatacccacgtTTTAAGACAAAGGTCAAACACAGAGCCCGTTCACCCACAGGGTGGGTATGTCAGTAGCTCGGTCCATACACCCCTGCACAGATACACGCCCAGCCTCCCCCACGGGCAATGTCCAGCGCCGGAGGGACGCATCGTGACAGCCGATGAACCCCAGAGCCTGCCTGGGAGCTCACTCCCCGTGCTGTGCGCTCTGCGGGCGTGGACACGGCATCAGGACGTGCGTCCATCACGGGATCACACACAGCATTTCCGCGGCCCCAACAGCCCCCCGGGCTCCGCCTCGgcatcaccccccccccacaccctggcCGCCGTCTTTGTACGGTCTCCATAGTTTACCTTGTCCAGGGCGCCGTGCGGCTGGAATCGTCTCTCAGACGGGCTTCTGGCGCCGGATAACGCGCACTTCCACTCCCCGCGCGTCTTCTCCCCGCCTGTCAGCTCCTTGCCTTCCGAGCCGATGACAGCCCGGTGTCCGGACGCACCCGAGCTTGGGCCCTCACTTGCTTCTTTGCCTTTCATTCCCTTAACACCTTGTGATTTTCTGGGAGAGTGAAAAGGTGTCCCGACTCCCATTTGTTAGTTCAGACATCCACGTTAGCAAGTTTATTCCTGATCGTCTTTATCTAGTCTCTGTCTCGTTAAACTCCATCAGATTTACCTTCTTGACATAAGCCAGTGTGACTGGTCATGAAGTTCTTGTGGTAGATGTCGATGGCCTCCGGGGATGACAGGACATGGGgcgctctgtccctccccaccacctcacTGAACGAAAGCGTGTCTCACCCCACATTCTACCAAATGGACAGATACTTGTTAGCAAGCAGGCCCCAAAGTCATCAGGTCCTCGGTCCCCTGGATGGACACGTTGCGTGATACGTTCTCTCCAGGGCCGACTCAGTGACATCGATGGCTGGCCTTCCGGCTGGGCCAGGCACAGGGTCCCCTGGGAAAGAGCCAGGACGAGGCAGGGCTCCTGGCTCTCAGGTGGCGATTACACAGGAGGGGACTCTCTCCTCCCTGAAGCAAACTCTCTCTCATAACTTCAGGTTCTCACAAGTCTTTGAACACGGATAACTTTTATTTGCAGGGTGGCCAGTCTACAGAGAGCCCACAAGCCAAGCCATTTTTAAGTTCTCCAAAAAATGATCTAAGGTGTATTAATCGCCATTTTGAAGACTTAATATAAAGATAGCAAATAAAGGAAGTGGGATGCTCACGTCTGTTCTGTGGACCACGTGCCGGTCTGACCTGTctgctctgggggcacctgggtggctgagtcagctgagcgtccgactcttgactttggcagaggtcatgatctcaaggttgtgaggtcgagcatgtcaggctctgcactgagcagggagcctgcgtgagattctctctcttcctccccctctggccttccccctgctcgctctctctctcaaataaataaataaaatcttaaataaataaataaataaatacatagtccACTTTCTTTCCTGGGGCCATGATGCTCCTCCAGCTAGCTGGTGCTCCCCAGGCCCATCCCTCCCAGAACAGATCCAGCTTCAGCAGAAGACGCTCTGCCTAGGGGGTCTTGGGGTGGTCGTCTGGGAAGCAAACATCAGCGTTTCTGCTCATAGGGGGTCCCCAGTGCAGAAAAAGAACGGCCAGTCTTacactgcccacccccactctgtAGCATCCAAGTAGATGGTTTTACTCAAAAAGACTGTTTTCCTGCTCTTAATCCTTTCCAGGGTCTTCCAGGAAACATGGCAAAGAGCAGACCCCAGGACACACGAACCATACTGAGCTCCCGCTATGAGAAAAACTCAGAGCACACCCACGTGCTGTAAGACAAGCTGTATTTGGTGCCGAGGTTTTAAAAAAGCACTATTTGACATTAAAAAGTGTTCTTCTCTGTAATAATGGCCTCTGTCTTCTAAGGGTTCTTCTAGAGGCTTTCTAAACTTTCCTCTTCAGAATGAAGAAATCTGCAAGTCCTATCATGCCATTCTTTCTAGATTCTCTAGAATGGAAACAGATGAAGGCCCTTTTAGTCATTTCTTACAGCAAAACAATGCAATTTTTATGAAATGCAACGTAATTTAAAGGTTTTACCTAGAAAAATTGATGATTTTCAATCTTTAATTATTAATTCTTACCTCCAAAAAATCAAGCATTCTGTTTTCTTGTACAAAAACGGGCATTTATTTCTAGGTGAAAAAATCAGGACATATTTATAGGTTCTTCCTCACTGACCACTCAAATTTTAGTCACTACTGAAACAAAAGTATCCTTCTATTGGGAAATTTGGTCCAGCGAAACTCAAAGGACTGTCTTAAGTCTCTGAAACTTTGGCGTTGCCAACAGCACGTCTCtcgatttttctttttttatctgcaGATACTTCTACTTCCTGAGAGATGGTGAGCATTAGTCTATTCTACTGCCAACATCCGCGGATGTAAAAATACTGAACAATATTCATCCTCTAGGTCGGCGGGGAAAACGCGAGCCCTCTCGAGGGCTCATCCTTTCAAGGTAAAAGGATCAGTCGAGGTTCTAACCCGTATTTTGCCATAAACAGCAACCACCTGTCACAGCCCCAGGGAAATCACAGGTGTCCACCAGTCTCCCGCTGTGGCCGCTTAGAGGGGAAGAACAGAATGCTGGAGAAGTCTGCCTGGCCCCCGACCCCTCGCTGTCCCGGGCAGGAGGACTTCCCGCCGCGGCGGGCCCTACAGCTCTCCTCGGGCTGCGGGGGACGGGGGCTTGCAGTGCCGACGGCCCATGGACGCCCAGCGTGAATAGATTTGCCCAGTTAAGGAAGAGCCATTGACCAGGAGCAGGGGACATCGGGCAGCAGGGCCAAGGGGGCGGGGTGTTCCGAAAGCACACGTGCGGAGCCTGAAGTGtgtttggggggcagggggctcagCTGGCTTGAACCCCCCAGACCCGTGCGGTTGGGGTGCAGGGAGCCGGGGACCCGCGGAGTGCTAGGCAGAGGAGTGAGACCGCAGGGGGGCAGGCGTCGGACCCTGTGGGACCTCTGTGCGTCCGGTGTCCGTCCACCCCCAGAGGAGCAGAAGGGCGCGCAGGAGCCCACACCGCGCGAACACTCAGGGAACAAAGGTGTGAAGTCGCACCCTCCACCTGCGGGGCTGTTGAGATGTGCCTTCGAGCTTACTCTTTAACAGGCTGCACACAGTGGACTTAAGAATCAAGATCAATTCCAGATAAATTTTCTCAAAGACGGGATAAAAAGAACCAGACTCCTGTCCGACACTGCCCTGCAACACTCGTGAAGAAACGCTGCCTCCTGCCGCGCAGCTTTCTTTAGCACAGCTTGGGGACATcttggggacacctggggtgCAGTGTGTGtggctctccctccccaccaaggCTGGATTACTTGCAGCAAAGCCAtctgggaggaaagaaaggaccTTCTCCAGTGGTCCACGCACAGGAACGCCAGGGCGGGCTCGTACTTACAGAGTGTCCTTTAAAGTGGCGAGATAGGTTTCCGTGTCCCCTTGGAGGATGTCTGAGTCCAACTTGGACAAGTAACGGTAGACGTAGGAGAATGTCTCAAACGGGATGCGCGCCGGCCCGCCCTCGGGATCAGCGGTGAGGATCTCACACAGGTGCTTCATCGAACTGTTCAACGACTGGAAAGACCACAAACCGGGGACAGTTACCACCTAGAGTCACCACAGTGAGAGCGTAAGACACCAGCAGAATCAGCCCTTGGGTATGTTTCACGGAAATTCTCCAGCAGGTACGCTCTCAATCAACATGAACTAGGTTCACGTACACTTGCCGTAAGCGAAGAAATTGAACTTTTCATCAAGATGCCTGTggcctgaaaataattttaatccacagattttattttatgttaaaatggGAATGAGGAAGCATCCGTCTCCTTAACGATGAGCCCGGAGCCAGCCCAGAAGCCTGCAGCCCCTTCAGTGCTGGGACGTACCTGGGGCCACGGTGAGGGGCCAGGGCGGGTAGGCTCTAGGACAGATGGCCCGTGAGCCGTCCTGATGCCCACCTGCGATCAGGCTCCGTGCAGCCTCCACACGGGGCTGGCCCTAATCTGGGCCGGGTCTTGGTTCCCAAAAGTACTTGCTCCCTGGCCCCTTCCCTGTCGGGGTCAGTCACCCCACCACCCGGGCTGACACCTTGACCTTCAGCCCGAAAGCTGGTCCCTGGAGAAGCCATCCCACTCCCACAAGGCACAGGCTCAGAGAGCGGGGAGCCTCCCTCCAGGCCAGGAGGGCACGTGGACTGTGTCCAGTCCCTAGAGATCTCACAAGAGCCTGCGGGCCAGCCAGGCAGACGCATTCACATCTCATTCAGGGGCTCCCGGTGCAAGTCAGGGCCCTCTGCCCCTGCAGAGAGCAGGCTGTGGAGATTTAGGGGGCGGCCCTTAGAGGAAGGAGTGAAGAAAACACAGGTGGGACAGGCACAGAGGAGAGCGTCCCCCGTGGGGAGAGTCACGCGCAGACCTGCTTGACCGTGACTGTTGGGAGGGGAATGAACCCGACAACCTTAGGGACGTGCAAATGACTGGAACCAGAGTTCCTATCCCGACGTGCCTGCGGGACGGGAGTCCGGGTGCTGCTTAGTTGGGTCATCTAGGGCTCCGGTCGGGCTGGTGGACAGGGTTTGGGCCGCCTCCAGAGGCTTGACTGCAGACGGACCTGCTCTCACCCTCACCAAATTTGCTGGCAGATGCCGGACACATGGCAGGGGCTTCCCCAGGAAGTCCACCGGCCCGGGCAGCCCCACTCCTAGTCCCCAACACCCCACGCAGGGCAGGacacggagggacggagggacggcgGGCTCTGACTCTGGGGGGTCGGGCCGCCTGCCTGTTGTGTTCACGGCCAAATCCTCCGCTCTCCGGAGGGGAGCCGGCACAAAGCAGCCCTCAGCAAATAtttggggaggaaagaaggaaaaggggggggaggaaggaaggaaatggacaACTCTGAAATGCAAGCAGGGGTTCCAGTCTTTGCAGGGACCTTACGCTCGGTTCATCTGACCAGAGACTGTGAAGAAAAATTGAAGAGCTCGGAGGACGCGTCTGCCACCAGCCACGCAGAGGCCGCAGAGGCCGGGGATGAAGGAGGCAGAAACGGTGGCTGTTGTGTTGACAGATCGACCAGATTCCAACGAAACAGAAATCCCGCGCGGAGAAGGGAGCAGGCAGCGAGCCCCTGTAAGTTCCCCCTCCTGCactttgcttctctgtctcctcctttttttgaaggttttttgttttgttttgttttgttttgttttaagcataAAGAtctgggtgcctgagtgactcggTCAGttcagcatccgactcttgattttggctcaggttctgatctcagggtcgggagatggagccccgcattgggttccacactcagtgaaAAGTcggcttgagactctctccccctccgcgccccctccccgcccctctaAAACACAACCACAGCATAAAGATGAACGCTAAGTTGCCATGTTACTCCAAGACTGCCACCTGGTCACCTCCAAGTCACAGCTTCGTGCCGGTGTACCTCCAAGCTACCCCAGCCAACGTGGGGACACAGTGGCTTCTCCCCATTCCGGCCTGGCCGCCCCAGGGCTGTCTGCACTAGGAGTAGTAGGGGCAGGTCAGGGCAGAGCTGACACCCCCACTTCTGACACCTCCCTGctcacccttcccccagccctacCCCCAAACGCAGACATGGTCAGTGAACCAGAGAAGACCCCGGGCAGCCTGGCTGCAGACCCCACAGCCCAGAGCAGATATGACTGTCGAGGTGGCCCAGCTAGGGGACAGGCTAGGACCACACACCGGCCAGCGAGGATGATAAACAGTAGAGGAAAGGAGGGGCATGGATGGTGCtttcctgtcccttccccagcGTTCAGTCCAGAAGGTGACCGAATGTCTCCACCTAGTGTCCCACACGACACATGGACAAGAAACCCTGTCTCTTGCTCTGGCTTGGTCTTAAACCCAGCACTTACTTTCACGATTGGGGAAGTAAATATTACAAAGACGGATCCCCAAAATATGAAATATCCTTTCTCACCACTGCTAAAATCTAAATTTCACAGCTAAGTTTAAAGGCACAAACCATAAACGTTCGTTCTAATCTTAGCTACTCATTTCACAGTATTAAAAATCTTGCTTTCGCAGAGCTCCCGATGAACAAAGCGCTGCGACATTATCTTCCGTGGGCACATCTgtctctgtcctccccaccccaacacccCACTCCCCCGGTTAACGTGTGAGCCCCGCTTTGCCGCAGGACAGTCCCTGGCAAACCAGCCCAGGGTGCCGGTCCTCTCTGCCGCTGACGCAAACCGCGCCTTCCGGCACTTGCGTGACTCCCTACGCAGCAATGAGCCAGCACCTGGCTTTCCTGAGGCTTCAGTGGCTCTCACGGGGGCCACTAATGGAACCAGTAAAAGGTGGTCTGTTCTCGGAGTGGCTATTACACAGCGGAGGCAATGAACGACCTACTGCTGTCTGCAATGATGCAGAGGGAGACGGAAATCTAACTGGGAGTGAGTACAAATTCCAGAAGATTATGAACCACAGACTTCTCTTTGCATGAAATTAAAACCCATGAAAATTAAATACTGTATTTCTTGGGGTACGTATGCGGCCCACGGGAAGCAGGAGATTTGGGAAGGCGGTTGCTTCAGGCCGGGGAgacggcgggggggtggggggtgggacagaggAAGAGCACTCAGTCATGACCTTGGGTCCGTGATCATGTGGTGTCCACTGGGGTTTCCTATACCAAGTGACTTCTAAAAACTAAAATGGGAGCTGAGTATGCACCAGGAAGCAAGGACTGTGAATTTTCCAGCTATGTTCTCTGTGGTCCAAAGACAGGAGGGAGGGGGTGAAAACAGCACCGGCTCTGCAGCTAAGGGGGCCACCTCTGAAACCCCTTCTTTGCAAGGGGAAAGCAGTAACACTTCCTTCCCTACATCCCGGTGTCTCTCACAGAGACTCGGACACCGGAGCTGAAGAGAGAGCTTCCAGATTCCCAAAGAAGTCCTGCCAAACAATTTAACAAGATGGGACACAATAGATattggtgaggacgtggagaaaggggagcctcttacactgttggtgggaatgcaaactgcggCAGCCGCTCTGGAGAACAggatggagggtcctcaaaaagttgaaaatagagctaccttatgacccagcaatcacactactgggtattgaccccaaagatacagatgtcgtgaaaagaaggggcacctgcaccccaatgttcatagcagcaatggccacaacaggatctccttcagcagatgaatggagaGAGATGTGGTCCACGCACACAATGGAGCAGCGCTCGGCCGTCAGAAAGGTGAACCCCCAGCACTTGCCCtgacatggacgggactggagggaagacactgagagaagggagtccagcagagaaagacaatcatcacaTGGCGCCACTCatctgtggaacataaggaatagcgcgGAGGACCACGGGGGAAGGGAGGtaaatctgaagggggagaaatcagagagggagaggaaccatgagagactgtggaccccaggaaatgaactgagggtctcagagggaagggggagtggggagggggtaacagggtgatgggcatgaagtaGGGCACgtgatctgatgagcactgggtgttatccGTAACTCATGGATCACTGAACACgtcaaaaactaaagatgtgcTACACTGTGGCGAACTGAACATcaaaaagaaggagggggaggaggaggaggaagaggagaagttcTGTCAAACCTTCACACTccagcccttccctccccacccctccttggTTCAGAGACTCCTCACCTTGGGAACTGGAAGGTTATCTCTGTCTTCATTCCCAAGGGTCAGCCTTCAACATCGTCAAAGCTGCACTATATATGTTAGCTACCAATCATATATTTTAACtcaaatataaaacaatgttACACCTCTTCCCATAGATGAGGAAAACAGAGTATCTGTTTCCCAAATGCTGTGTAGTTCAATAAAAAGTCAACAATGCGTTCTCTTCTAACACCTAAATGCATTGTCATAGTATCTCTGTATTTTATCCACTgttgacaattttatttatttatttacttatttatttattttttaaagattttatttatttatttgacaggcagagatcacaaataggcagagaggcaggcagagagagagagagaggaggaagcaggctccctgctgagcagagagcctgatgcggggctccatcccagaaccctgagatcatgacctgagccgaaagcataggctttaacccactgagccacccaggcgcccccactgttaacaattttaaaattgaagCATTCCTAAGTATTCAACttctgcaaattaaaataactataagcctatggggcacctgggtggctcaactggttaagcacctgcctttggctcaggtcacaatcccagggtcatgatcaagccctgtgttgggctccttgctcagcatcgagtctgcttctccttctgcagctttcttgctctctctctatcccaaacaaacaaataaataaataaattttaaagattttatttattcctttgatagAGActgcacaagcaggagaggcagaggcagagggagaagcagactccctgctgagctaggataCGCCCCAGCCCCctcaatgcagagctccatcccaggaccctgagatcatgacctggaccaaaggtagacacttaaccatctgagccacccaagtgccccataaataaaatcttaaaaaaaaaaaaaaaaggaagcctagAAATACAAGAGACACCTGAAAAAGAATTGCTTCTCCCTGACAAAGTTACTAAAGTAATGAAAGTGTTTCCTTCGGTTACTGAAACACccacagtacttttttttttttttagtaagatcttatttattaatttgacagagacagagagatcacaagtgggcagagaggcaggcagagagttggAGGgcgaagcaggcgccccactgagcagagagcctgatgcagggctggatcccaggaccctgagattgtgacctgagccaaaggcaggggctttaacccactgagccacccaggagcccccacctaCAGTACTTTTAAGCCAGGCCATGATCACACAGAATCACTCAGAACGCGACTGGAAGGTACGTACCCCGCCAAGCATGCTGCATCCAAGCGCTAAAAATTTTATCCACTCGATCTTGTCTTCGCAAGGATCCAGCTGCAACAGCGCTCTGAAGTTCTCTACCGGCAGGCACAGATTCTTCCATTTCTCCTCGAGATCCGCTAGTTCCACATACTGCTTGTGGCTGCACTGCAGCGAAAACACAGGGATGACAACAGTCGCAAGTTTTTCAGTctacaaacatattttttttaagttttagaaacctggaaaataATATAATGCTTATGAATAGCTCAACATACCCCAGTGCCCAACCGCACGCAGGGAAAAGACAGACTCTAGATTCACAACATAGTCAGCCCCGGGAAAGCAGGGCGGGAAGGTGTGCGGCGGGAGGGGCGcagggcagggaggcagcagcAAGCCGACATTGGCCTGTTttacttctcaaaagaaaaaagcaaataggGCCTGATGTTATGGCTGAGTGAACCGGGCCCACAGATTGGATATAGGATTCTGGGCTGTCTGTGCGAAACACCTCACAACAAAAAAGAAgcatcaataaataaaaacatttaaaatccaATCTGCTGAAAGTGCTCATAGATAAGtggaagaaatcttaaaaatgaaaataaattcacttcttccattattttaaaCAACCTGTGAAAATTGGTCACGATAGCGATCTGCTAATAGCATCCTATGTGAAAAGCTTGGAGCAATtttagtgtgtgttttttttccccaagctaCCCCTTCCGATAGTTATTCGTTTTCCCTTTATAGAAAACTGGAATAATCCATTCTCAGAAGTCAATGCATCACACACACGGTCCGTCGAAATGTATGATGGGGACAAACCACTTTAAAACTCACCAACCCAGTCACTGGGAAGGTCAAGTCCCgcgccccccccctcccccgaggTGATCCAGTCCCTATTTACTTGCTTCTCCACAAGCAAggtggaggaggcaggggagggcggCCCGGCTCTACCAGACGCCAAAGAGCAGTCTGTCGTTCACAAGGTGACGGCAGATGGTTTCGTTAGCGCGTACCCAATGTTTGTAAGCCTATTTCCAGAATCGACTCGCAGCCCCCATTTTGGGAGTCGGATTTCCAGACTTTCAGTGGGGCAGCCTCTAGGGTTTTAACTgggtatttaaaagaaatgacatgTCACTTGCTGACAATCTAATCACGAATAGGTCTTTTGGGTTCTTCAAACTAGAGAGAGGCACTGAAGCAGCAGATTCCTCCAGCAGGTGTGCCCCCGGGGAGAGAGGCCTTGCCAAGGGGAGCTGGCACGCCTGTCCCCCGTCCCTGCAGCGGCCGCGCTTTATCTGGTGAAGCGGACGGAGagcagagacactcccctcctaCCTGCTTGTGCAAAACTTTCAGGAGGCCTTGAGTCAGGCCCGTGTCTGTTTTCTGAGTGGCCACGGGCATCTCAATTCTGTCCTTGACAGGAAGCGGATCTCCTCTGGACAAAGCTGAAAAATACCTAAGAGCAACAGACATGTCTGAGGGCACGTCAGTACCCAGAAAGCAGGGGAGGTCGCGTGGTTTCCCGAAGCAGCTGTGAGCGTGGCAGTGCCCGGAGCTACGAGCGGGACTCCAGGGACACCGGAGTCCGAAGGCCAGGCTGCGACTCTGGCTCCTCCGCTCAGCTCTCCAACTTaactctctctgcgtgcctcagtttctctgtctgcAAAGCCAACAATGGTGGCCCCTGTCATAGGGTTCCGAGGAGCAGTGAGCTCAAGCTGctatggtggggggtgggagggagaggggctccCGAAACACAGGCTATTCTTATCAAGCCCGTGCTAGGAGTGGTCCTGGAAGGCTGGGAAAGGAGACAGGAGACTCAGGATGGCAATGACCCAAGGGCAAGGTCATGGTCTAGTCATTCTACTTTGACAATTAGTATTTGGTCTTCCCTGCTATTGGCCTTGCTGCTTTCCAAGGGGGATGACTTCAACCATCTCTGTTTAACCCTATGGGGCCCGGGGGAAGGGAAGTCATCTGTCTGCCCTGCGGGGGACCAACTGCCCACTCCACAACATCAgatgccacccctcccccacgctTCACTTTTCCTGCCTGGTATtctttttagtaattttatttagtattttttccccttaattgtTCCTTTCTGGGATACAGATATTGGTGCTGATGTTGGGGCTGGAGGTGGGCATGGAAAGAGTACCAGGCAACAAGTCAGGAGGGGGCACACAGCAGCTTCTGGTGGGTGGGGACGGGGAGAGGGCGCCAGGCGTGCCGGACGGGGCCGGCTGCTGCAGCCGCATCATAGGCCACTCTAATGACTAACACAACCCCAGGGCCACAGGCCATAGTGTAAGAGACATGAATAATTAGAAACATCTCTGGTTATGTAACACAGGTAGCTGTTGATAGATATTTGAGAGGCAAAAAGAAATGTTACACCTCATCgccttttctctctccatccatatTTTGTTGACTTAACAGGTTGAGGGAAAGTCAGAACAAAGGCAGCAGTGTAGGAGATGGGGAACAGGAAGATCTGAGGtgacaggggcagggagggcggATGGGGGCTTCGTGTTACCATATTGTTCCTAATTAGGGTTTTCACCTCTTCCGGGGACTTTATTCCTCCTCCTCACCGATCAAACCACAGCGTCTAAAGCAGTGGTTCCCAATAATTCTCTCACCCCCTCCGCAGGAAGGCACTGGCAatttctggagacatttttggttgtcacagtgcTACTGGCCTCTTGTGGGACAGGTCAGGATGCTAACAGTCCTATTATGCCCAGACACCGCCATCATCCCCCCCACACACGCCCTCCCCACCAAGCAATTATCTTGTCCAAAGTATAAACAGTGTCAAGGCTGAGGAAGCCTGCATTAGGGGtgagccccccccccgcccgccaccCTGTCCCATGCTAATTCCCTGGGGCCCATGGGAGCAAGAAGCAGCCTTTACACTGGACCAGTTTTCACTCCAGTCACACTGCAGGAGGCACCTGGGACAGAACACAGTACATCCTAGCTGGGGTGGTGGCAGCAGACaacgggggaggggggtggggggtgcagacgCAAAGAGGTTAACCCGCATGCCTCCTGGAGTTTCCGGCAGCAGGCACCTTCCTGTGATTCCTTCCTGTGTTCTCTGCtttgttttgaggatttttttgttttctgtttttttcttcttgtcacCGCCCCTTCATTGGGATGTTCTTCCAGAAATGCCCTTGCCTTGTCTCAAAGACCAATTCACCCTCTTCTGAGCCACATTCCTCTCTAAAAGATTCTCTTTTGTGGCATCTGAGTCCATGTCACACACACCGCATAGTGAACAATGCTTTTCTCCTAAACTCCAAAATTGCTCTTGAGAGAAATTCGGTGCTCGGAGAAATTCAGTGCATGGAACATCCAGAAAGCTCTCAATTAAGCCTTTTAATTTAAAGTGAAACTTAAGTTAAAATAACTTATGtcccaagaggggaaaaaaaatgattcaatCTTAGAATGTCCCGTCAACTACCAACTGTCATGTGACCCATCTTTACTGACTCTTGGATGGTGGTTAAAACCGGAGCCCATCATTTTTTGGGCAAGAACCTTGAGAGAATCAGAAGCAACTGACAGAAGTGTTTGTCGTAAGACAACACTGGATTGATGAGTAGCCTTATGTGGGGGGCTCAAGAAGGGCCCCAAAGACATCCAGGCCCTAATCCTGAAGACTGTGGACCTTATTTTGCACAGTGACAGGGACTTTGTAGATGGGAGAGAGGATTTGGAGATGCGAAAATGATCCTGAATTATTTTGATGAGTCCTAAGTGCACTCCTCAGTATCCTTGGacgagggaggcagagagagagacttgaaGATGCCACGCCACTAGCcttaaagatggaggaaggggccaggaCCCAAAGAATACAAGGGATGCtgctctggaagctggaaaaggcaagcaaGGGCCTGGATTCGCCCTAGAGCCTCCGTAGAGAAGCCCTGACAACTCGACTTTAGCCAAAGTCGGGtgaaactgattttggactttGGGCCTCGGGAGCCGGGAGCCATAAAGAGAATGTGCGCCTGTTGTTTTAATCCTTTAGTTTCTATGGTTGTTAGAGTCGCCACAGGAAaccaaaggagaagcaggctgcccgctgagcacagagcccagtgcggtgggggtgcgggggtgcCTGGTGcggggatgcggggctcca
This genomic interval from Neovison vison isolate M4711 chromosome 1, ASM_NN_V1, whole genome shotgun sequence contains the following:
- the ROPN1L gene encoding ropporin-1-like protein yields the protein MPLPDTMFCAQQIHIPPELPDILKQFTKAAIRTQPADVLQWSAGYFSALSRGDPLPVKDRIEMPVATQKTDTGLTQGLLKVLHKQCSHKQYVELADLEEKWKNLCLPVENFRALLQLDPCEDKIEWIKFLALGCSMLGGSLNSSMKHLCEILTADPEGGPARIPFETFSYVYRYLSKLDSDILQGDTETYLATLKDTLESRKNGMIGLADFFILKRKV